In a genomic window of Primulina huaijiensis isolate GDHJ02 chromosome 10, ASM1229523v2, whole genome shotgun sequence:
- the LOC140985605 gene encoding large ribosomal subunit protein uL14, whose amino-acid sequence MSKRGRGGSAGNKFRMSLGLPVAATVNCADNTGAKNLYIISVKGIKGRLNRLPSACVGDMVMATVKKGKPDLRKKVMPAVIVRQRKPWRRKDGVFMYFEDNAGVIVNPKGEMKGSAITGPIGKECADLWPRIASAANAIV is encoded by the exons ATGTCGAAGCGAG GACGTGGAGGATCGGCGGGGAACAAGTTCAGGATGTCGCTTGGTTTGCCGGTGGCGGCGACGGTGAACTGTGCGGACAATACGGGAGCGAAGAATTTGTATATCATATCGGTGAAGGGAATCAAGGGAAGACTAAACAGGCTTCCCTCAGCTTGCGTTGGAGACATGGTGATGGCTACCGTGAAGAAGGGAAAGCCAGATCTCCGCAAGAAGGTCATGCCCGCTGTTATTGTTCGCCAACGCAAGCCATGGCGTCGAAAGGACGGTGTCTTCATGTACTTTGAAG ATAATGCTGGGGTTATAGTGAATCCCAAAGGTGAAATGAAAG GTTCTGCAATCACTGGCCCAATTGGAAAGGAGTGTGCTGATCTTTGGCCTAGGATTGCTAGTGCTGCCAATGCTATCGTCTAG